The genomic interval AAGATGGCTCCTCCTGGGagattgacctttgacctgctggaAGAGGAACCAACAGAAGCAGCTTTCAGATTCTATGCACCAAATATCTAGAGCAACcttccagaaaataaaaaaaggttccTTTAAATAAgaccaaatatattttctaagaaCTGTCTTTGATTAAACACATAGATCATTAATTTTagtcaacattttttaacttttcctgAAAATGTCACTATAACATGATGTCTTTTAATCTgattgatgttttatgttttcaccaTTTAAAggacttttaattgttttgttgatGAAATGTGTGTAAACATAAACTGGCCTTTCCTTGAAAACAATAGTTTCATAAAAATACCCtaaaaaccagaacattttcatccttattagagaaaaacaatttgGTTTTTAGTTCAGTTTCCAAACTCCCAGCTGTTCAGCAGGAAAGGCTTGATGGAATTTTCATCAGTTAAATTGagtttattcaaattaaatcaatcaaactaaataaataaattagttattGACATCTTTGTGAGCTTGGTTACTTCCTCCTCAGTGAAATAGACAAAACCTAGCATTTCTTTCTAGGtcatcacaaaatgtttcatcctGGATGTTTGgaacaataaaagacaaatcGTTTAAAGAAGTGTTTCCTTTGGTTACTGATATAGTTAACCTACTAAACTACCTTTGACAGGATATCTGTTGAGAAAGAAGCAACTGAATTCCTAGAATTAAATCTAGATTAgaaacttttctgttgtttttacacaCAGAGAGTCTGAAAGCAGCTTCAGCTAAACTGTtgtaacctttttgtttttcctttaggCATCAGaagaaaatgatcaataaaactgaaaacaggtTATTCAAACTCTAACAGAAAACTCTAATTAGTTCTTGGTTTTTATCTCATTCAGAAATAAAGTTTGAGTTGTTTCAATGATTCAGTGAAGTAAATCAGGACAGATGAGGAACAGGCTCAGTGTTTCAGGTCAGAGTTGATCTGACAGCAGACACACCTGAACATGAAGATggttctccagctgaacagaaccagaactctttGTCTCCTGACACTTCCTGCATAATcgtttttgtaatatttcacaaattctgccaaaatattgtaaataacgatctgaaatgtgatttaaaaagagTCAGTGCTGCTTTTCAAGCTGATCCGTCCCAGACTGAGGATGGGTTCTGATTGAGCCTCCATCTGGTGGAAACCACTGTAGATTCAAGACTGTAGATTCAAGATGGATCTTTTtactgtgtttctttttttttatcaacttctTAATTACCAATATCTATTGaaaattttacagatttaagTGCAAAAAAGACAATTCTCCATTTTTGACGGCATTAGATTTATTATTACTGATATTCTGACAAAAGACAAGAAATTTACacgaaacaacaaaaacaagctttaaGGTTCTGGATTGTAAATCAGACACTTGAGACAGAAATACCAGAGGTTCAAATGGATTCTCCTTTTCTGGATCAGAACTCCCGGGTCCAAATGAACACCATCTGGATCAGAACTTGAGCtgctggatcagaaccacagagaCTGGAAACTGCTCTGGTCACTAGTTCATTCCTGGTGAAGGACGCAGGCAGTAAAGGCACAATAATATACTaaataggaatgtttttttttttaaaaagacactaaAGATCCatcaaaataagtaaatattctaaaaatcCAGGATCCATCAGTTCCTAAAAAACAATCCACCAGTTCAGTTCAGTGTTTCTCAAGAATCCACAAATCTTTTCCTTCCCTTTAAGTTCAGCTCAACAGCCTTCATCTCCTTTGTAAAACCATTTCCAGCCAGACTTTCCTCTCTGACTCTCAACCAATCAGCAGCTTCCAGCTCACACTGCAGGTTGGGTCCTTCACCTGGGAGATTTCTGTCAGGCAGTGGGTTGGCCACCCCAGGCCACGCCTCAGCATGTGTCTGTCATTAGCTGCATTTGTTCATGTGCAACATGTCTAACAATAAGAACTTTATGAAAAAGCAGGAAATACTTTCACTAAAATGTGAGAATCAGagaataaaatcacaacaacaTGAAATTATGAATGAAGTTCCTCTAAAACACTACAAATATTCACTGCATGATAAAGATAGAAGCTGCATCCTGGCTGTTCGGTTTGGACCAGGAAATGTTCTGATCCAGATCCCAGTTCTGCCTCTGACTCTCTGGACTTTATCCACAAATTCATCTCACATGTTGACCACTTGAACCTTTCAGTTTATGTTGCAAATATCagtatatttcagtttttttaatatgtaaattcagtatttttcctccaaattcAAGACAATATCtggaattttaaatgtttacagtaAATCGTTTCATGTAAAACCTTTTGATGTGACAATatccaagtttttcttttccaaacgTGACgttgattaaaacatttctccgtcTTTTGGTCCACTAGTAGAACCAAGTGAAGGTTCTGTTGACGTTCTGATTTATTAAACCTATAACATTCATCAACACACATTTACAGATATTAATAACCTGGACTCATTAATGCATGTCTGTCTGTGCTGGCAGCTTCCATAGATTTGGTCTCCAGACTGTCGGTCCATCGATGTCCTGCGTCACAGACATGGCAGCATGTCTCTGTTTCCTCCTGGCTCTCTGGATCGACCCGTCAGGCTGTGAAGCAGCAGGTCAGTTCAGATGAATGAAACCAGTGGAGGTAGAGAAGTGATTCTGTTTAACTCTCTGTAAACATCACAGCAGAACCTGGACAGAACGTTGATCTGCCATGTAGAGCTGACAGGAACAGCATCGTTACAGTTGTAAAACTGACCAGAGACGACCTGGAACCACCATATGTGTTATTCTACAGGAATAACAAGATTAATGTAAATCACCAGAATCCACAGTATTTGGGCCGAACAGAACAAAACTTTAACACCTCTGATGGAGAAATCAATTTGACTATAAACAATGTGACAGAGAATGACAGTGGAGTGTATGAGTGTCGTGtcaagactgaaataaaaagcaacacacGCAGGAAGAGATCCGTCTTAGAAAACACCATCATCCAGCTGCATGTAGCTGCTGCTCCatctgctcctcttcatcatcttcctcctccaggtgaGTGTTtgtctggatcagaaccagcagcttcctggttctgatccagatcagATGATGATCTTCAGTTGGATCAGACTAattcctggttctgttctgcaggtCGAGGACACAttggactggttctggttctggttctggttgttctgtttttctggcTGCTGTGATTATTAtctggaagaagaggaagactccctctcctcttcttcatcatGATGAAGCTCTGAGGCTCTTCCAGGTGTAGCTAACAGCTGTGACATCATCGGTCCGTGTTGCTGCTCTTCCCTCCGTTTCCATCTGGATCTCAGTGAATCCcagctggttctgctctgccaccagggggcgccatGGACTGAAGATCACCGTGATCTTTGTTTTTATCGACCAgattacatttctttatatattatttgtgtggattatttatttaaataaataaagttttttccaAGTTTCTTTTGATCGTTTTgtgattaatttttgcttcctAACATGAATCTTTGTTCATCAAGACGTTTCAGTTTTTCTCCGTCACTTTGGTCCATttctcaaatcatttttaatatttgcaaaGCAGTgagagaatttttaaaataatttatacatCAGAACAGAATAAATGAATCCAGTTTCTTTCTCTAAATCCTTAATTTATCTCtcaaagttcaacatctgtatTAATAAACATGTCAGTTCATCAGAAAGATCAATTCTTGTTTCACTGAGTTCAAACCAAACCGTCACATTAAACTGGTTCTGGAGGAAAGTTCTGATGTAAACTATGGATAaagttttgataacttttgttgtaaattataattatggGAGATGAATAATAAGAGACTGAACAAGAAGAACATTTAtgattttactgaaaatcaTAACTAAAGgaaaggacagaaaaacaaatgagaaaaactgattGATGGAAACTAGAATCAGATTCTTCTGActcttcatcctcatcctcttcctctctctgcctgTTGACTCGTCCAAATCTTCGTCCTTCATCATCAGAAATGTAACATCACGTTGTTATATAGACTATAAACCTGCCAGTTGATGAACCTTCAATctatttcagaaaactggttCATCTAATGGGTCACACATTTACCTCCATCAGAGAAACTCACTTGTAAACATTCATCAGTCAGGATGGatttctgtaaacatttaacctctagaacctgACGGACCCACCAGTGGGTCTGTcaggttctagaggttaatagCCCTTGTGATCCATCAGTGCAGAAAGGGTTAATACAAATGTATAGAAAGCATTTTGAATGTTAACATAGAATGTGACCTCCAGAAGGTCAAGATATTTCAACACAGAcctgtaaaacacattttggtcTCCATGAAACAATTGAAAGAGCATGATAAATACAGAGACTACATGATCACTTGCATGATgcacaaaagcatttttaactTGTTGAAAGTAACAGGAAGCTGATTTTAGGTGTGAATCAGTGACACAATGATTTATAGATTGAACAATATGGAGAATTTCACTTCTGTTGTGAGAAATGAACCAAAGCTTCtgagaaaaacagtttctgttggTGGAACAGTGGATGATTTGTCTCCCCCTGGTGGATGATCCTCCGAGTTCAACATTAATCAAGAGTTCTGACTCTTTGGAGCTCCTTCAGTTTCAACATCAAGGTTTCTTAGTAATTATAAAATTCTCTTTTGATGAGTCTGgggctgcgacagactggtgacctgtccaggtgaccccgcctccaGGTGACCCCAcctccaggtgaccccgcctccaggtgaccccgcctccaggtgaccccgcctccaGGCGACCCCGcctccaggtgaccccgcctccaggtgaccccgcctccaggtgaccccgcctccaGGTGACCCCCGCCTCCAGGCCCACCTCTCACCcaaaacgttagctggagaggcaccagctcctcctgaccccactaaggTCAAGGTgttagaagatggatggatcagATTGGGTTCAGAGGTAATCTGTGGTTTAGAGCAGCTTACAGTCACATCACTGGTCCATGACCAGAACCGATGATGTGACCGAACCAAATAGCAGtaaatgttatattaaaaatgttgaatcaaTCAGAAAATGTCCGGATTATCTGCTGAGTTTATGTTTAAATGCctgaaacacttaaaatgttcttgtgttAAACCTGATCAGGTGAGTTTAGGATCAACCAGCAGCTATGAAATACTCTCAAAGTTGAAATATTAGCTGGGATTAATAATCACTTATTGAAACTCCTTCACTCTTGAAGCTAGAACTTTGTGACTGTAGTACCCGGTTCTTGTCACCAGGGGGCAGCATGAACATGTCAGTCTGCTGATGGAGTCACGTGATGAGTGGCAGCAGAAACTCATCATTGTTTCTAAACCCTCCAGTAAGAtgctgtgacctttgacctcctggCAGAGAAAGTCTGGGAGGGTCGGCGTGatggaccagaaccgggtcagtgGGTTTCAtcctgtttattatttatttggaaCATGACAGTATTATAAAATCATGCACAAGAACAAGGAATGCAACAGATTCACATCTTTGTACCACAGTTTCCTTAAGATGctggaaaaggaagaagaaagaaactgtGGACCAGATGATGAAGGtttggagctgctgcagcaggacagCAGCTCCAGAACTCTGCTGGTGTTCTCTGGAGCCGGAAGAGAAGATTTGGACCAGAAACCTCAGATTGAAGACGGAGCCACTCTGGCTCTGCAGACGATCTGTCCCTGATGGACGTCTGTCCTCAGCGCTGAGTAGAGGACACATGTAGAGGttcctgcagcacaaacagtCAGCTTAGTGCTGCTCTGACACACTCAGAGATCCATGAAGAGCTGCAGGACGTTTGTTATCAGCTTCCTGGTCAAACTGCAGACAGCCTGAGGGAGGCTGGATGCTCCGTATGTCTGCTGGTCCAACTGGGAACCAGTTTAAACCTCCCAGTTCTCTGGAGCAGCACCAGTTTGACCTGCATGTTTCCTTCAATAACAGGAAGCTGGACGAACTCAGAGCTGTTAGCCTGTTAACTGTTAGCATGTTAACTGTTAGCCTGTTAACTGTTAGCCTGCTAGCTTTAATAACCACAGAGCTGTTAGCCTGTTAACTGTTAGCATGTTAACTGTTAGCCTGTTAACTGTTAGCATTAATAACCAcagagctgttagcatgttaacTGTAAGCATTTTAACTGTTAGCATTAATAACCACAGAGCTGTTAGCCTGTtaactgttagcatgttagcctGCTAGCTTTAATAACCAcagagctgttagcatgttaacTGTTAGCCTGTTAACTGTTAGCATTAATAACCAcagagctgttagcatgttaacTGTTAGCATTTTAACTGTTAGCATTAATAACCAcagagctgttagcatgttaacTGTTAGCCTGCTAGTTTTACCTCTgctgcttctgattggctgcagctgGTTAATGAAGGTTTTCAGttctttaatttccttttctccatcttttccttcttcagctgaaataaacagaagaaccAGCAGAACTCATCAGAGTAActttattaaatcattaaaacaaaacatgcaaataaaaaaaggttaaacGGCAGCTctgttaaaatgataaaaaacaatattcaaaattCACCTTCAGGTTTCCTGCAGGAACATCGTCTCACCAGAAGAACCAGAAGAATCAATGAGagaaaaaccaggaagataaaaataaaaatggaaacaacgACTGTGATGGTGGGAAAAGATgaaccaggaggaggagaagaggatggagggatggaggagATGGATAGAGGAGTGGAGGAGATTCTGTCTGAAATGAATCAAAGGTAATAATTGATTTCTTGTCTCCTGATGAAGGTTGAAGCAAACAGAGAagctgctgacctctgacctttgacagaGATCCTGCTGGATGGAGACTCTCCATGACCtctgatgttacatttatagaggccttcatcagagctggaaacatggaggagggtCATGTGACCTGATGATCCATCACCAATGAAGGAGCCATCTTTATAGAAAGCAGCTGGGAGGTTGTGGGTTGGATTCcttgctctgcagctcagagtgacgTCATCTCCCTCCATCACAGGGAGGACAGGACTCTGCAGGATCACTGATCCacctcaacacagagacaaactacagcatttcatccatttccacACAGCTTCAGCAACACTAACTCCACAGTCTGATCTTaccagagacagagagctggatgctgctgctgctgctgctgctgctgctgctgctgctgctgctgctgctgctgctggaggatccaGACCTGGACTCACACCAGTACACACCAGAGTCTAATGTGAACAAGTAGCTGATTTCACAGGTAGAACCATCAGCTTCTCCCCATCCATCTCCACACTCAGTCCTGGTTCCTCTGGTTGAGTTTCTCCTCACAGTCCATCCATCAGATCTGTTTTCATCCTCACAGATCAGAGTCACTGATTCTCTCGTGAAGAACTGAGATCTGCTGGGATTCACAGTCAGAGCAGCAACTGGAAggaaaatctgctgtttttcattttgaataaaacaagtctcaccatgaaacaaaatgtttttgtgtttttgtgtaaaacagtgtgaggttttaaatgtttagagtTCTTATATATAAATGAACCAACCTGTTTCTGTGCAGCAGAGCACTGAGGTCAGAActaaagagagaagaaagaatCATTTTGaataactaaatataaaatatatcttaTATAAATTCTTGTTTCTGGTGAGTGTTGGTCTCCATCAGGGCTGAACTTTGTCTCAGATTCTGTTCATTAGTTTCATGAACAGAATCTGTAAACCAGCCCAGCTGTTGATCTACAATCAAAGATGATTTTATGAACTGTAACTCCTgtcaatgaaaacaaactctttAATTTTTCAGATGTCTGTGGTTTGTCCAGTCAGACTGACAGGCAGCTGATTTGGTATCAGTGCGATTagatcagaggtcagaggttataAGTTCACCCTCCTGTCAAAACTTTAGTTCTTCATCTTTATCCAGTTGGTACCGGTAAAGTTCCcctgtttcatatttaaaaaccCAATAGATCCCAGAACCCGTGTGACTCCAGAGTTCTGTCTCATTGTCTGAAGTGACGTCTTCTGGACCGACACACACAGAACGTAGATTCTTCTGGACCGTCCTCTGGACGGGGGAACTTAAAGATGGAGACGGTCTGGCATGGAACAGATGATCCATTCATGAACATCCACTGGATGATAAAGTCACTGGAGCGAGTGGATCACAGGTTGAACTCGGCTCGTCAGAATTATGTTCTGTAAGGTCCGAATCCACAGatgttgggattttatataTGAGAGGTAGAGATGAAGATGGTCCTGATCCTCAGTAAGAGGATAAAATCATTGAGCTCCATTCATGATCTGTTGTGTAGAAATGCTACAAGTAGAGTGTGAATTCAGTAACCGTATTTCTATTTCTAACAGTGAAACTCCAAACCACAGCACTACTAGAGAGACAACAGAGGCTGGTTTAAACTACagtactttaaaaatacatcaaataaaataagaagttaaactgttttttatattttattcttttattcaataaaaaaatccttcagaaacGGGAAGAGGAAGAAGTTATAAACCAACAACATCCGTTCTGTCTAATGACATCAAACTACCAACCAGAGAGGACAGACGAGTCAAATTCATTATAAACTCCTTCACACCCTCCcctcatattcatattcataaccGGTCATAAAGTTTTGACAGGAGGGTGTATTTATAATCTCTGAGGTCATTATTAGGCTCTCAGACTGAGTTTAAACTCTCTGGTTAACTATCAGTTCTTGACATGGAGGCTTGttccagcagcaggaaggaggGATGAGAGGATGCAGtcatttctctgctgctgcagcttccctGATCgtcatcagagctgctgcagctccactgGTCgtcatcagagctgctgcagctccactgGTCgtcatcagagctgctgcagcttccctGGTCgtcatcagagctgctgcagctccactgGTCgtcatcagagctgctgcagcttcatgttGCTCCAACGGCTGTTAGGATGCAAACTACAACATGCTGCATGTCTGACATGAAGAGCAAATTCATCAAAACTTTGACAGATTTAAGCTTCAGATTCACACAAACAGGAACAAATTAAAAGAGGAAACTACAGAGAACATTTAGAAACCTTTTTAAATCCGACTGAACTTGATGTCTGATCCTGTGAATTAACCTCCAGAGGTCTAAACTCCCTCAGCTCGTCTCTCAGTGTTTCACTGATTGAACCAGCAGCAGATGAACAGAGTCTGTACTCACTGAGCAGAATCAGGACAGATGTTTCCTTCATGGCGGCTCTTTCAGATCTGACTGTTTTCATCAGGTTCTGTCAGAACCACAGAGTAAAACCCTCCCTCTTCCTGAGAGGCTTTTCATCAGGTTTCACTCtgaaacaagatggaggaaaaTATCACACAGTGCAGCTGAGACCTTCTGACATGAAGTAGAGAAGttaaaagatttgattttacatGATCAGCTTTAATTCCTCCTGCTGTTCTTCAGGTTTacagtcagtttatttattaaattatctaataaatcaataactgcagtggaaaataaagtttttattatgttatatAATAAAATCATCTTTGTTGAGATACTTTCTAAAAACCAAACTTTCCTTTGGAGATGAAGGTTTGTGTTTGTCCACAGGGGGCGCTGTTCCTCAGGAAACCCTCAGGCCGCCATGATTTACACTTTGACCTCCAGTTGGGGTCAATCTGACATTTACAGTCCagatattaaaactgtttttattgttgggAAACTTCATGTTCtcagaaacagagaaactttGACTTTCCTGATGGTTTAAGATTGATTTATATTGGTTTAATATTGgtttaatattgatttatatCGGTTTAATATTGAGAGACTAAATctagtacattttaaattaaatttggaagatgaatcaaatcaaataaaaacaaaacaaaacaataaaaacaaaacaaacagaaccctTGTAATCCAGGGTTACACAAATTGACTGTAAATCataatttttggaaatgttgtaTTTAATCTGAATCTTTTATCTGCTGATGTTTCTATGATcagaactgaaatgtttctgatctTAGAAACCTTTTTAAACCGACTGAACTTGATGAAACGTTTTTAATAAGTAAACTTTCTGAGCAGAACCATGATCCTCTTCATTGGATCatcatgtctgtgtttgtccAGCAAGTGGCGCTGTTTGCTCTATAGTAACTAACTCTACCTGGAGGAAGAGATATGATAAAGAGAGAAacagtctttttgttttcatgagttCTAAAACATCTGGTCACATCTGCCTCAGAGTTTGGGTTTGTTCCAGAATCCTCAGCTCCTCTGATGACGGTCAGAACCGGGACAAAGTCCCAGAACTTTAACTGATCCAACATAAAATGATGCTGGAAGTTCTGGGAACGTCATGATGGTGGCTTCCTGGTTCCTGTTGATGTGACTGAATCTGAATTaatgttgacctttgaccctctcagtcagaaagaggaagaaaaactgaagtttaaCAGGAACAATGGAGatttaaatcaataacagaCTCTACAAATGTAAAGGGTCAAAGGACAATTTCGATATGTACGTCTTTGCATGTTCTTATCTACTCACCCCTGGTTGTATTGCTTGAATGTTGTATGTTTCATTATGCTGTTTTGATGTGtactaatttcatttaaataaagttctttgaaaaaaagaaaaagaaaaagaaaaaaataataataataaaaaggaacaatggagatttttcactttaacaGCTGAACTCAGAAGAGGCTCAGCAGCAGATTTATAACCTCAGAGATTAACTCTTATAATCTCAGGATCTCAGCTTAAAGATGTTTGAAGATGGATTAATATTTATGTGATGTTATAAAAGTGATTCCTGGTTctggagcagcagagaaaagttTCATTTCTCCAGAACTGGGAACTTTACTgggaaatgttttcctgttgtgtaataaaaatctgatgatTTGTTCCAGGttcactgtgttttatcaaaacatttatttttatgaaaccaGAAACTGCTTTTCATcagttaaagtttaaactaGTTAAAGTATCATTTTACCCATGATGCCTCATGTTTTACCCATGATGCCTCATTAAAGCTCAGCCTGTCTGGTCCCAGTAGAGACCAGTAACCTGACTGGTTTGTTTCCTGTTGGACATCAGAGACGTTGGAGCTTCAGCATCAAACTGGATCAGATCAGCAAAGTGACTCCATGTTGGGTCAAGTTGACCTTTCAGacagactttaaagaaaaacctgaGAAAGACCAGAGGGAGAATTTATTCCTCTGGAgaatctgaacattttataaatacatattattattttatataatatgtaGATAATattctctggttctggttctgaagcaCAAAAGGTTCTGATCGTTACTGGGATCAGACTGGTTCCTCCAGAACCTGCAGTTTTCCAGCTGATGTACACTGTGACGTCATCAGCCTCTCTTTTCACCTTCAGGATTATTGacagaaaacatccagcagGGGGAGACAAACCACCTGCTGAGCAGAAAAACCACATTTTAATTCaacctggaaaataaaacctttaaaactgaTCATGAGCAGAAAACTGGAGgatttttctgaattattaatGTTCAGATTTATTACCACAACATCCAGTCAGAGTCTTGGACCGTCTGCAGGAGAACAGAcatgacggatggatggatggatggatgaatggatgtcCACCCATCATGTTTGTCCTCATAGCTGACATAACTAGGTGTGGTAAGTTTAAACTGTAAACAGAAACTGATCTGACTGATGACTGATGACTCTCTACTagaataatttctttgtttaccagacagcagcaggtgaggcgCCACGGTAACGACCCGACCCGCCCagtgtttttccatttcatttgaaattcaAAGCATGAGGATCAGATTACAGATTAAACTGATCTGCTGCTCAGAGCCTGTATGATGGTAAAATATCAGTTTCACAGAAAGTTTGAGTCAGAATTGTAACCTTCAGTCCTCAGCAATGATTCAGAcagaaaatatatgaaaaggaaataaatacgCAGCATAAAAGCCCCACATTATTCTGAGTCAGGGTTTTTCCCAGCATGCAACAGGGTCTTTCTTTATGCTGTCATATATGGAGTTGTTTTCGTTTGAAAAGACTTCCTCATTCTCATTAAAGGAGAAGttctgacaaaacaaagaacaaccAACAAATCCTGCATGAAACTTGATCTGCTATAAAAACGCTGAAACACgttgaggagaaaataaaaccagagtttACTCAGAATATCTatgtccatgttttatttttctgttctgtggCTCCAGACAGATTCAGTCTCACTatgagaaacaggaagagctGCAGACTGAGTTTAAAATAACTGCTAATGATTCACATTAGAAAAGAAACAGCTTCAGTACAAAGTTTGCTGCTTGTTTCTCTTGGTTCTGATCCGttgcaggtttatttttaatctgttaaaacTAGAAAAGTGGCTCATTTAATCATTTCCTATAGAAACAGAAGCAGCAACAATAATCTGGTTCTTGTCTTACATCAGAGTCACGTGTTGGGCTGAGCTCTGGTAATTTTCCACCAGCCAGCCGAACCCAGTGGGAGGATCAGGTTCTGTTGACATTTGAGTTACTGGAACAGGGTGAGGCGTTTCTGAGAAGCCGTCTGTTTCCTGAGAAACGAAAGCTATATTTACTGAAGCCTGCTTCCTCATTTTAGTTTAGCTGCAAACATTATTCaagttattaaaagaaaataaatagttcACAAAAACCTTGTTAGATTAACTGTAGCTGTTCTCATTAAATACAAACTTATTTAAATCTGTGGTGTTTTTATGCAGGATTAAATGAAGAGCTGAAATTACtaaattttttcatttcctttatttaagcAGGTAATCCCCGTTGTTATGTATTTGCAATATATAACAACCTGgttacaagaaaaaacaagtaataCATAAACACAAGTATAAACCAtaagaacaatttaaaaacaatgacactGTGTCATGGAATCTTGTTGCCTTTCTTTAAGAACTGTTTGAAATTAGTCCAGTGAGATTATTTAACATCTTAATCTGCTACTGATTCCACGC from Gambusia affinis linkage group LG18, SWU_Gaff_1.0, whole genome shotgun sequence carries:
- the LOC122820827 gene encoding uncharacterized protein DDB_G0271670-like, encoding MKTVRSERAAMKETSVLILLILTSVLCCTETVAALTVNPSRSQFFTRESVTLICEDENRSDGWTVRRNSTRGTRTECGDGWGEADGSTCEISYLFTLDSGVYWCESRSGSSSSSSSSSSSSSSSSSSSSIQLSVSGGSVILQSPVLPVMEGDDVTLSCRARNPTHNLPAAFYKDGSFIGDGSSGHMTLLHVSSSDEGLYKCNIRGHGESPSSRISVKDRISSTPLSISSIPPSSSPPPGSSFPTITVVVSIFIFIFLVFLSLILLVLLVRRCSCRKPEAEEGKDGEKEIKELKTFINQLQPIRSSRGTSTCVLYSALRTDVHQGQIVCRARVAPSSI